Proteins from a single region of Gossypium arboreum isolate Shixiya-1 chromosome 1, ASM2569848v2, whole genome shotgun sequence:
- the LOC108483110 gene encoding uncharacterized protein LOC108483110, with protein MLEGKAVVGETDMLQTMQQVALDVAAKALDFFDVAEATEIARFMKKEFDRAYGSGWQCIVGTDFGSFVTHCSGCFIYFCIGSLAILLFRGSAATEPDPHPLSDLETLKA; from the exons ATGCTGGAAGGCAAGGCAGTCGTCGGAGAAACCGATATGCTTCAAACCATGCAGCAGGTTGCTCTGGATGTAGCTGCTAAAGCCCTCGATTTCTTCGATGTCGCCGAGGCTACTGAAATCGCACGCTTCATGAAGAAG GAATTTGATAGAGCATATGGAAGTGGGTGGCAATGCATTGTGGGgactgattttggttcatttgtGACACACTGCTCTGGTTGCTTCATATATTTTTGCATTGGCAGCCTTGCTATTTTGCTTTTCAGGGGCTCTGCTGCCACTGAACCTGACCCACACCCCCTTTCTGATTTAGAGACACTCAAAGCTTAG
- the LOC108483109 gene encoding cyclic nucleotide-gated ion channel 4 — protein MASEHEFYPSRATPMQYFTDEDEGEEEGGEIEEESTDDEVCKEEEKENSSDWRSLYLMCGGRRGGGRRLKSWSLGQVFFDPRAKWVQEWNRVFLLVCATGLFVDPLFFYALSISDTCMCLFVDGWFAITVTALRCMTDALHVWNMCLQLKMIKRSSSSYGRGNDKRSGSESEGEGGDGGEGSSNRPRAANGRHLAFQCLKAKKGLFFDLLVILPLPQIVLWVAIPSLLEKGSVTLVMTVFLIIFLFQYLPKIYHSVCLLRRMQNLSGYIFGTVWWGIALNLIAYFVASHAAGACWYLLGIQRSAKCLKEQCRGIENCDLRLLACKDPIYYGTRSMVRDRARLVWAETNRARSTCIDNPDNYDYGAYKWTVQLVTNDSRLEKILFPIFWGLMTLSTFGNLESTTEWLEVVFNIIVLTSGLLLVTMLIGNIKVFLHATTSKKQAMQLKMRNIEWWMRKRRLPSGFKQRVRNYERQRWAAMRGVDECQMIRNLPEGLRRDIKYHLCLDLVRQVPLFQHMDDLVLENICDRVKSLIFTKGETITREGDPVQRMLFVVRGHLQSSQVLRDGVKSCCMLGPGNFSGDELLSWCLRRPFIERLPPSTSTLVTLETTEAFGLDAEDVKYVTQHFRYTFVNERVKRSARYYSPGWRTWAAVAIQLAWRRYKHRLTLTSLSFIRPRRPLSRSNSLGEDRLRLYTAMLTSPKPNQDDFDF, from the exons ATGGCAAGTGAACATGAATTTTATCCTTCACGTGCAACGCCCATGCAATACTTTACGGATGAAGacgaaggagaagaagaaggaggaGAAATAGAAGAAGAATCGACGGACGACGAAGTTTgcaaagaagaagagaaagagaATTCAAGTGACTGGAGGAGTTTGTATTTGATGTGCGGCGGTCGCCGCGGCGGTGGGCGTCGCCTTAAAAGTTGGTCACTGGGGCAAGTTTTTTTCGACCCGAGGGCCAAATGGGTTCAAGAATGGAATAGGGTTTTCCTCCTGGTATGCGCGACGGGACTGTTCGTGGACCCATTGTTCTTTTACGCCCTGTCCATTAGCGACACGTGCATGTGCCTCTTCGTGGACGGGTGGTTCGCCATCACCGTGACGGCGCTCCGGTGCATGACTGACGCGTTGCACGTGTGGAACATGTGCCTCCAGCTCAAAATGATCAAGAGATCATCGTCGTCGTACGGTCGCGGCAATGACAAGAGGAGTGGGAGTGAGAGTGAAGGCGAAGGGGGTGACGGCGGAGAAGGAAGCAGCAACCGACCCCGTGCTGCGAATGGCCGCCACCTGGCCTTCCAATGCTTGAAAGCCAAAAAGGGACTCTTCTTTGACCTATTGGTAATTCTCCCTCTGCCACAG ATTGTACTATGGGTGGCAATTCCATCATTATTGGAAAAAGGATCGGTAACGCTAGTAATGACGGTGTTCTTGATCATCTTCCTCTTCCAATACCTCCCCAAGATCTACCACTCCGTCTGCCTTTTACGTCGAATGCAGAACCTTTCCGGCTACATTTTCGGCACTGTTTGGTGGGGGATTGCTCTCAATTTGATTGCTTATTTCGTCGCCTCACAC GCGGCGGGGGCATGTTGGTACTTGTTAGGGATTCAAAGATCGGCTAAGTGCTTGAAAGAGCAATGTAGAGGGATAGAGAATTGTGACCTGAGATTATTGGCTTGCAAAGACCCAATTTACTATGGAACAAGAAGTATGGTAAGGGATAGAGCAAGGTTGGTTTGGGCAGAAACCAATCGAGCAAGGAGTACTTGCATTGATAACCCTGATAACTATGATTATGGAGCTTATAAATGGACCGTTCAGCTAGTTACCAACGATAGTCGTCTCGAGAAAATACTTTTTCCTATCTTTTGGGGTCTTATGACTCTCAG CACATTTGGGAACTTGGAGAGCACAACAGAATGGCTGGAGGTTGTTTTCAACATCATTGTTCTTACCAGTGGACTTCTTCTTGTCACAATGTTGATTGGTAACATCAAG GTGTTTTTGCATGCAACAACGTCCAAGAAACAAGCAATGCAATTGAAGATGAGGAACATAGAGTGGTGGATGAGGAAGAGGCGCCTGCCTTCTGGATTCAAGCAAAGGGTCCGCAATTATGAGCGGCAACGGTGGGCGGCCATGCGCGGTGTCGATGAATGCCAGATGATCAGAAACCTCCCCGAGGGGCTCCGGAGAGATATCAAGTACCATCTTTGCCTGGATTTAGTTAGACAG GTACCATTGTTTCAACACATGGATGATTTGGTCCTAGAGAACATTTGTGATCGTGTCAAATCTCTAATTTTCACCAAAGGAGAAACT ATAACAAGGGAAGGCGACCCAGTACAAAGAATGCTATTTGTAGTAAGGGGACATCTCCAAAGCAGCCAAGTTCTTAGAGATGGTGTGAAAAGTTGCTGCATGTTAGGGCCCGGAAATTTCAGTGGCGATGAGCTCTTGTCATGGTGTCTTCGAAGACCCTTCATTGAGAGGCTCCCACCATCGACTTCCACCCTCGTAACGCTTGAAACTACCGAGGCATTTGGCCTCGATGCTGAGGATGTCAAATACGTCACACAACATTTCCGTTACACATTTGTTAACGAAAGGGTCAAGAGGAGTGCTCGGTATTATTCTCCCGGATGGCGGACTTGGGCTGCGGTGGCGATTCAATTGGCTTGGAGGCGGTACAAACACCGGTTAACCCTTACGTCGTTGTCATTCATTAGGCCTCGGAGGCCGTTGTCGAGAAGTAATTCATTGGGGGAGGACAGACTCAGGCTTTATACAGCTATGTTAACTTCACCAAAACCAAATCAAGatgattttgatttttga